In Rubripirellula tenax, the following are encoded in one genomic region:
- the hypB gene encoding hydrogenase nickel incorporation protein HypB has protein sequence MPTRIVPINQDIQADKKAAAETLRRRFTRQGTFVINLVSSPGSGKTSLLEATCRHWGDRFCVAVLVGDLATDRDAERLRPYVPVEQLTTGGACHLELSLVESGLAKLPPTPLDFLFIENIGNLVCPASHDLAEHLRVVLLSTTEGDDKPGKYPKMFRTSDVMVITKTDLLPHVPFRVDQAVSDAHQIREDMNVIEVSSIRDEGIAGWCDLLKKRREAMLFEAVQR, from the coding sequence ATGCCGACTAGAATCGTTCCCATCAATCAAGACATTCAAGCTGACAAAAAGGCGGCTGCCGAAACCCTTCGACGACGGTTCACGCGGCAGGGCACTTTCGTGATCAACCTGGTGTCTTCGCCCGGTTCCGGGAAAACGAGTCTGTTGGAAGCAACCTGCCGCCATTGGGGTGATCGCTTCTGCGTGGCGGTGCTTGTGGGTGATTTGGCCACCGATCGTGACGCCGAACGGTTACGGCCGTACGTGCCGGTCGAACAACTGACGACCGGCGGCGCTTGCCATCTGGAGCTGTCATTGGTCGAAAGCGGACTCGCCAAACTTCCGCCGACGCCACTGGATTTCCTATTCATCGAGAACATCGGCAATCTCGTTTGTCCGGCTTCGCATGATCTCGCCGAACACCTACGCGTCGTGCTGCTCAGCACCACCGAAGGCGACGACAAACCGGGCAAGTACCCGAAGATGTTTCGCACCAGCGACGTCATGGTGATCACCAAGACCGACTTGTTGCCACACGTACCATTCCGTGTCGATCAAGCTGTCAGCGATGCCCACCAAATTCGCGAAGACATGAACGTGATCGAAGTTAGCTCGATCCGTGATGAGGGCATCGCTGGTTGGTGCGATCTATTGAAAAAACGCCGCGAAGCTATGTTGTTCGAAGCGGTGCAACGATGA
- a CDS encoding hydrogenase maturation nickel metallochaperone HypA/HybF produces MHERSLVKSLLRQVEQIAAENGATEVSEVTVEIGPLSGIEIDLVRIAFDELISVVDLVQNPSKDGSLTRSTTPQMRLVIIESALAIECLRCHQESELNTFIFRCHQCGSGRVKVIAGDQFRLLSVTLAEGVPHAD; encoded by the coding sequence ATGCACGAACGATCGCTGGTTAAGAGTTTGCTACGACAAGTCGAACAGATCGCTGCCGAAAACGGTGCGACAGAGGTGAGCGAGGTAACCGTCGAGATCGGTCCACTCTCGGGAATCGAGATCGACCTCGTACGAATCGCGTTTGATGAACTCATTTCCGTAGTGGATCTTGTTCAAAATCCTTCCAAGGACGGATCTTTAACAAGATCCACGACACCCCAAATGCGTCTCGTGATCATCGAAAGTGCACTCGCGATTGAGTGTTTGCGATGTCATCAAGAAAGTGAATTGAACACCTTCATCTTTCGTTGTCACCAGTGCGGTTCAGGCCGGGTGAAAGTCATCGCTGGCGACCAGTTTCGGTTGCTTTCGGTGACCCTAGCCGAAGGAGTTCCCCATGCCGACTAG
- a CDS encoding Ni/Fe hydrogenase subunit alpha, with the protein MTNERKITVNALTRVEGEGALHIRVRGNAVESVKLSIYESPRFFESFLRGRAIEEVPDITARICGICPVAYQMTSVHAIEKALGIEISPGIRTLRRLLYCGEWIESHVLHIIMLNAPDFFDCHSGIELAERFPDRINDGLRIKKTGNQLLEVLGGRAIHPVNVRVGGFYKLPTRDELTVCLPDLKWALQAAIEMTRWVATFDFPEFNIDCELVALQHDDEYPMNEGVIASTRYPSISVDDYEHHFSEQHAAHSTALQSVRRDHQTPYFLGPLARLELNHARLFPNAQRLFKDVCPPLPMRNRFHSIIARSIEVVHALEEAIDIIESYEPPPQPFISYQPKASDGCAATEAPRGMIYHHYQIKEDGTVASSKIVPPTSQNQLQIESDLREYLPKLLGEPDEIVAAECEKLIRNYDPCISCSTHFLTLTMERT; encoded by the coding sequence ATGACCAACGAACGAAAAATCACGGTCAATGCGTTGACGCGAGTCGAAGGCGAGGGGGCACTTCATATTCGTGTTCGCGGCAATGCTGTCGAAAGCGTGAAGCTGTCGATCTATGAATCGCCACGCTTCTTTGAATCGTTTTTGCGGGGTCGAGCGATCGAGGAAGTCCCCGACATCACCGCTCGGATCTGCGGCATTTGCCCGGTCGCCTACCAAATGACCTCCGTTCACGCGATCGAGAAAGCACTTGGCATCGAAATATCGCCCGGCATCCGCACGCTACGGCGGTTGTTGTACTGTGGCGAATGGATCGAAAGTCATGTGCTGCACATCATTATGCTCAACGCACCCGATTTTTTTGATTGCCACAGCGGCATCGAACTGGCCGAGCGATTTCCCGATCGTATCAACGATGGTTTACGCATCAAAAAGACCGGAAACCAGTTGTTGGAGGTTCTGGGCGGTCGAGCCATCCATCCGGTCAATGTTCGTGTCGGCGGGTTTTACAAGCTGCCCACTCGCGATGAACTAACGGTTTGCCTTCCTGATTTGAAATGGGCATTGCAAGCGGCAATCGAGATGACCCGTTGGGTGGCCACGTTCGATTTTCCCGAGTTCAACATCGACTGCGAATTGGTCGCTTTGCAACACGACGACGAGTATCCGATGAACGAAGGCGTGATCGCGTCGACGCGTTATCCGTCAATCTCGGTCGACGATTACGAGCACCACTTCAGCGAGCAACATGCGGCGCACAGCACGGCTTTGCAGTCCGTCCGCCGTGATCATCAGACGCCGTACTTTTTGGGACCGCTGGCACGTTTGGAATTGAACCACGCACGGCTGTTTCCGAATGCTCAGCGGCTCTTCAAAGACGTCTGCCCACCGTTGCCGATGCGAAACCGTTTCCACTCAATTATCGCTCGCAGCATCGAGGTGGTGCATGCATTGGAGGAAGCGATTGACATCATCGAAAGCTACGAGCCGCCACCGCAACCATTCATTTCGTACCAACCCAAGGCGAGTGACGGCTGCGCGGCGACGGAGGCTCCTCGTGGCATGATTTATCATCATTACCAAATCAAAGAAGACGGCACGGTTGCCTCGTCGAAGATCGTCCCACCGACGTCGCAGAATCAACTGCAGATTGAATCGGACCTTCGTGAGTATCTACCAAAATTGCTTGGCGAGCCTGACGAAATCGTTGCAGCGGAGTGCGAGAAGCTGATCCGTAACTACGATCCCTGCATCAGTTGTTCGACGCACTTCCTGACGCTGACGATGGAGCGAACATGA
- a CDS encoding NADH-quinone oxidoreductase subunit B family protein codes for MTKKRLGVFKFASCDGCQLSLLSCEDELIELAGKIEIAHFLEASSHVGPGPFDVALIEGSITTAADAKRIRDIRSQSKTLITIGACATAGGIQALRNWADHEEFIASVYAHPEYIETLATSTAIADHVAVDFELRGCPIDRHQLLEILAALIADCHPRTPRHSVCLECKRRGTVCLVVTRGLPCLGPITQAGCGAICPAYDRPCYGCFGPAAQANCPALSQHHLSGETTATQMIHALRNMNAAANVFQIESDRLEGNVG; via the coding sequence ATGACCAAGAAACGGCTCGGCGTCTTCAAATTTGCTTCCTGCGACGGTTGCCAGTTGTCATTGTTGTCATGCGAGGACGAGCTGATCGAACTGGCCGGAAAGATTGAAATCGCTCACTTTTTGGAAGCCAGCAGCCATGTCGGTCCGGGACCGTTCGATGTCGCTTTGATCGAAGGTTCCATCACCACGGCTGCAGATGCGAAACGCATTCGTGACATCCGCAGTCAATCGAAAACGCTGATCACGATCGGAGCGTGCGCGACGGCGGGTGGTATCCAGGCGCTGCGGAACTGGGCCGATCACGAAGAGTTCATCGCTTCGGTCTATGCACATCCCGAGTACATTGAAACGCTTGCCACCAGCACCGCGATCGCGGACCACGTCGCGGTTGATTTTGAATTGCGAGGATGCCCGATCGACCGGCATCAATTGCTTGAAATTCTGGCGGCCCTGATCGCCGATTGCCATCCACGAACACCGCGACACAGCGTTTGTTTGGAATGCAAACGCCGCGGAACAGTGTGTTTGGTCGTCACTCGGGGTTTACCGTGCCTCGGCCCGATCACCCAAGCGGGATGCGGTGCGATATGCCCTGCCTACGATCGGCCGTGTTACGGATGTTTCGGCCCGGCGGCCCAAGCGAACTGCCCCGCGTTATCACAGCATCATTTGAGCGGCGAAACAACCGCGACCCAGATGATTCACGCACTGCGTAACATGAACGCGGCGGCGAACGTGTTTCAAATCGAAAGCGATCGACTGGAGGGAAACGTGGGATAG
- a CDS encoding FAD/NAD(P)-binding protein yields MLSPQVDPWTIASAKIVEMHDETPGVTTYYMELSASDAREAYSSLPGQFNMLYLPGVGESAISLSRLASPGDPLVHTVRAVGNVTQSLARLTPGDSIGIRGPFGSHWPIEDARGNDLVLVAGGIGLAPLRPVIEHVTEHRDEFGRVSLLIGARTPADLLYADQYDAWSSCGINVQTTVDRALKNWNGHVGVVTLLLNRLSIEQPSRTVLFCCGPDVMMTYAIRAVRERGIPRDNLWLSLERNMNCAIGHCGHCQLGPYFICKDGPVLRYDQVNRLMRVDSL; encoded by the coding sequence ATGCTGTCGCCGCAAGTTGACCCGTGGACGATCGCTTCGGCGAAGATTGTCGAGATGCACGATGAAACGCCGGGCGTGACGACGTATTACATGGAGCTTTCGGCTAGCGATGCTAGAGAAGCGTACTCGTCGCTACCCGGGCAATTCAACATGTTGTATTTGCCGGGCGTCGGCGAGTCCGCGATCTCGCTCAGTCGCCTGGCGTCTCCGGGAGATCCGTTGGTTCACACAGTGCGAGCCGTCGGGAACGTGACGCAGTCACTGGCCAGGCTCACGCCGGGGGATTCGATCGGAATCCGCGGTCCGTTCGGTTCGCATTGGCCGATCGAGGACGCTCGTGGAAACGATTTGGTTCTGGTTGCCGGCGGAATCGGCCTCGCACCGCTGCGCCCCGTCATTGAACACGTCACCGAACATCGGGACGAGTTTGGACGAGTGAGCCTGCTGATCGGTGCTCGAACGCCCGCGGACTTGCTGTACGCTGACCAGTACGACGCGTGGTCAAGCTGCGGAATCAACGTGCAAACGACGGTGGATCGAGCGTTAAAGAACTGGAACGGCCACGTCGGCGTCGTCACATTGCTGTTGAATCGTTTGAGCATTGAGCAACCCAGTCGTACGGTGCTGTTTTGCTGCGGCCCCGATGTCATGATGACGTACGCGATCCGTGCGGTACGCGAACGTGGTATTCCGCGTGACAACCTTTGGCTATCCCTTGAACGCAACATGAATTGTGCGATCGGTCACTGTGGTCATTGCCAATTGGGACCGTACTTCATTTGCAAAGACGGACCGGTGCTGCGCTATGACCAAGTCAATCGTTTGATGCGGGTGGATTCGCTATGA
- a CDS encoding universal stress protein has protein sequence MKILLPTDGSQPASDAVDLVKTLAQNRDIDVVVLTVSYDPAHYSMQPWVTEWTEQENLRTKAILEAAETSLKDVCKSVTLVHGSGATVPCILDKAMSLKPDLIVLGAKGHSAVRRVLLGSVSDSIATSATCSVVVVRSKPESGSGIQRIVLGFDQSIASREAVAELTQWNLPRDRQIDVISVVPQPYDYADEGYIGVPITVDPKQVDRLDEAAERMASQIAEHFPHTNAKTPVAAHVGEAIVQAAEDDDAGLIVVGDTGHSLLGQLMLGSTSKYVLRHAPCSVWISRHHWTSDVEAEEVSDAVAAS, from the coding sequence ATGAAAATCCTGCTCCCCACCGATGGCTCGCAGCCCGCCAGTGATGCCGTCGACCTTGTCAAAACACTCGCACAAAACCGCGACATCGACGTTGTTGTGTTGACGGTTTCGTATGACCCGGCTCATTATTCGATGCAGCCCTGGGTTACCGAATGGACCGAACAAGAGAACCTCCGAACCAAAGCGATCCTGGAGGCTGCCGAAACGTCACTCAAAGACGTTTGCAAATCTGTCACGCTCGTCCACGGCTCCGGCGCAACGGTGCCCTGCATCCTGGACAAAGCCATGTCGCTGAAGCCGGACTTGATCGTTCTGGGTGCGAAGGGGCACTCCGCCGTGCGACGTGTTTTGCTGGGCAGCGTGTCCGACAGCATCGCCACCAGCGCGACGTGTTCCGTCGTTGTGGTTCGATCCAAACCGGAATCCGGCAGTGGTATCCAACGCATCGTCCTTGGATTCGATCAATCCATTGCATCACGCGAAGCGGTGGCTGAACTCACGCAGTGGAACCTGCCGCGTGATCGCCAAATCGACGTCATCAGTGTGGTGCCGCAGCCCTATGACTACGCGGACGAAGGCTACATTGGTGTTCCCATCACCGTTGATCCGAAACAAGTCGATCGGTTGGACGAAGCCGCCGAACGAATGGCCAGTCAGATCGCAGAGCACTTTCCGCATACAAACGCCAAGACGCCCGTGGCCGCTCACGTGGGCGAAGCGATCGTGCAAGCCGCTGAGGACGACGACGCGGGATTGATTGTCGTCGGTGACACCGGACACAGTCTGCTGGGCCAGTTGATGTTGGGAAGCACGTCGAAGTATGTGCTGCGTCATGCCCCATGCAGTGTTTGGATTTCGCGTCATCACTGGACATCGGACGTGGAAGCGGAAGAGGTGTCTGATGCTGTCGCCGCAAGTTGA
- a CDS encoding ATP-binding cassette domain-containing protein produces MSTIQTTAFTTRGVTKVYRMGEVDVHALRAVDVEMFAGDFVVILGASGSGKSTLLNILGGLDGPSACEVSFRDQSLSDADEDALTEYRREHDGFVFQF; encoded by the coding sequence ATGTCCACCATCCAAACCACCGCCTTCACCACCCGCGGCGTGACCAAGGTCTATCGCATGGGCGAAGTCGATGTTCATGCGTTGCGAGCCGTTGATGTTGAGATGTTCGCCGGGGATTTTGTGGTCATCTTGGGCGCATCGGGTAGCGGCAAGTCGACGCTGTTGAACATCCTTGGCGGGTTGGATGGGCCGAGTGCGTGTGAAGTTTCGTTTCGTGATCAATCGTTGTCCGATGCCGACGAAGACGCGTTGACCGAGTATCGCCGCGAGCATGACGGGTTCGTGTTTCAGTTCTAA
- a CDS encoding DUF4404 family protein, whose amino-acid sequence MQESLQTTLRKLHDQLAELDGLDSAEREQLEIAIHEIQDSLDRFDIRSSDLAKRFYQSTEKFSENHPHLTQTAGQFADVLSQMGI is encoded by the coding sequence ATGCAAGAGTCGCTGCAAACTACACTGCGGAAGCTTCACGACCAGCTCGCCGAACTCGACGGCCTGGATTCCGCCGAGCGTGAACAACTTGAAATCGCGATCCATGAAATCCAAGACAGCCTGGACCGTTTTGACATCAGGTCATCCGATCTCGCCAAACGGTTCTACCAGTCGACCGAAAAATTCTCCGAGAACCACCCGCACCTGACCCAAACCGCCGGCCAATTCGCTGACGTGTTATCGCAAATGGGCATTTGA
- a CDS encoding dienelactone hydrolase family protein, with product MNHLASSKLTSHRIGPRRLKAVLTVPEHSAESLVTGLVVFAHGSDSSCVSPRNEHIANRLRQSGMATLLFDFLTESESSERDNSFKPSLLAERLGEAITWAQQQPELQALPLGLFGSGTGMSAVIVYAADHPTTVQTIVGRGGRTDLASPWLTHVTAPALFIVGDSDRSVLSANQAACRSVAGTSRLEVIAGASHLFSETGKLDEVAELAADWFAKRLTQAATEPATD from the coding sequence ATGAATCATCTCGCTTCCTCAAAACTCACCAGCCACCGGATTGGACCAAGACGACTCAAAGCGGTGTTGACGGTTCCCGAGCATTCCGCCGAATCGCTTGTCACCGGCCTGGTTGTGTTCGCTCATGGAAGTGACAGTAGCTGTGTCAGCCCACGGAACGAACACATTGCCAATCGACTGAGACAATCCGGCATGGCAACGCTGTTGTTTGATTTCTTGACCGAGTCGGAATCTTCCGAACGCGACAATTCTTTCAAGCCCTCGTTGTTGGCCGAACGATTGGGCGAAGCGATCACGTGGGCACAACAACAACCCGAACTGCAAGCGTTACCGCTGGGGTTGTTTGGTTCCGGAACCGGCATGTCGGCGGTCATCGTTTACGCAGCGGATCATCCCACCACAGTGCAAACCATCGTCGGACGAGGCGGGCGAACCGATCTGGCGTCGCCATGGCTGACGCACGTGACGGCACCGGCGTTATTCATCGTCGGCGATTCGGACAGGTCGGTGCTGTCCGCAAATCAAGCCGCCTGCCGATCCGTTGCTGGTACAAGCCGACTCGAAGTGATTGCCGGTGCGTCTCATTTGTTTTCCGAAACGGGCAAGCTCGATGAAGTCGCCGAACTGGCCGCCGATTGGTTTGCCAAACGTCTCACACAAGCCGCGACCGAACCGGCAACCGACTGA
- a CDS encoding hybrid sensor histidine kinase/response regulator, whose amino-acid sequence MRDELNILLVEDDPDGQANLVDVLELDGHQVRVVSSLGEIRDAGVRDDVELVILDRLLPDGNVEDALPELTEWLPQAEFIVVTGFADVESTIKAFRLGVTDYMLKPVHPDVIRQSVARIARQKRIEMELHQQQQFANQILDTAEGFIVVLDLQGRVVRVNQHFTKVTGWQQEQLVGKEYIEHCIPEVERVRLREVFHTAVDGNQCSGVCNGVLTTTGRVRQIRWSNSTLKNRDGTITAVLGIGVDVTDVIEAQEAAARDHRLAAIGQTVAGLAHESRNALHRIQTAVEILRLDIPIESECREEVDSVARAATELNNTLEEVRQFAAPIHLHRESVLLHEVWQRVWGYLSKVRGNRDAQLVDADCGCPVKVDVLRMEQVFRNLFENSLAACEDPVCIHVRCKCDGPEMILVEMEDNGPGLDAEQREKLFEPFYTTKARGTGLGMSIAQRVVEAHGGDIQVGDAPEQGAKFLIRLRKEFSR is encoded by the coding sequence ATGAGAGACGAGCTAAACATCTTGCTCGTCGAAGACGATCCCGACGGGCAAGCTAACCTGGTCGACGTTTTGGAATTGGACGGACACCAAGTGCGGGTCGTCAGCAGCCTGGGCGAAATCCGTGATGCTGGCGTTCGAGATGATGTCGAGCTGGTGATTTTGGATCGCTTGCTGCCGGATGGGAACGTCGAAGACGCGCTCCCCGAACTCACCGAATGGCTTCCCCAAGCCGAGTTCATTGTTGTGACCGGCTTCGCCGATGTGGAAAGCACGATCAAGGCGTTTCGGTTGGGTGTGACCGATTACATGCTCAAACCGGTCCATCCGGATGTGATCCGTCAGAGCGTCGCGCGGATCGCCCGCCAAAAACGCATTGAGATGGAGCTTCATCAACAGCAACAATTTGCCAACCAGATTTTGGATACGGCTGAAGGCTTCATCGTCGTGCTCGACCTGCAAGGACGCGTGGTGCGAGTCAATCAACACTTCACCAAGGTCACCGGTTGGCAACAGGAGCAATTGGTGGGCAAAGAATACATCGAGCACTGCATCCCCGAAGTTGAACGCGTTCGTCTTCGCGAAGTCTTTCATACCGCTGTGGATGGCAACCAATGTTCGGGGGTTTGCAACGGAGTCCTGACGACCACCGGCCGCGTTCGGCAGATCCGCTGGTCCAATTCCACTTTGAAAAATAGAGACGGCACCATCACCGCCGTGCTGGGGATCGGAGTCGACGTCACCGATGTCATCGAAGCACAAGAAGCCGCCGCGAGGGATCATCGCTTGGCCGCGATCGGTCAAACGGTCGCCGGTCTGGCTCACGAAAGTCGCAACGCACTGCATCGCATCCAAACCGCCGTCGAAATCCTGCGACTCGATATTCCAATCGAATCCGAGTGCCGCGAAGAAGTCGATTCGGTCGCCCGCGCCGCGACGGAACTGAACAATACTTTGGAGGAGGTCAGGCAGTTTGCCGCTCCGATTCACTTGCACCGAGAATCCGTCCTACTGCACGAAGTCTGGCAACGCGTTTGGGGTTACCTGTCCAAAGTTCGCGGCAACCGCGACGCACAACTCGTCGACGCCGATTGTGGGTGTCCGGTGAAGGTGGACGTGTTGCGAATGGAACAAGTGTTTCGCAATCTGTTTGAAAATTCCTTGGCCGCTTGCGAAGATCCGGTTTGCATTCACGTTCGCTGCAAGTGCGACGGACCCGAAATGATCTTGGTGGAAATGGAAGACAACGGTCCCGGCTTGGACGCGGAGCAACGCGAGAAACTCTTCGAGCCCTTCTACACCACGAAGGCCCGCGGCACCGGACTTGGAATGTCCATCGCTCAGCGGGTCGTGGAAGCACACGGTGGCGACATCCAAGTCGGTGATGCTCCTGAACAAGGTGCCAAGTTTCTGATCCGGTTGCGAAAAGAATTCTCACGGTGA
- a CDS encoding flavodoxin domain-containing protein, producing the protein MRAIVIYATCEGQTEQIAQRIAKGMTAGGVPTDTFDVTRHDITELAVESYEAVVLGSSLHYAQHDPRIAWCIRQHRDLLADIPAAFFSVSLGIVSKRFKDRAEARRLADEFLQEENFTPSRRACFAGALRYSRYGWLKKRLMHWIAEKSWRPTELNRDYEFTNWDNVDDFASEFAKFIHSCRREPTPQPRFAFTRKPQREYSVHANASP; encoded by the coding sequence ATGCGCGCCATCGTCATCTACGCCACTTGCGAAGGGCAAACCGAACAGATCGCACAGCGAATCGCCAAAGGCATGACCGCCGGCGGTGTGCCGACCGACACGTTTGACGTGACTCGGCATGACATCACCGAGTTGGCGGTGGAATCGTACGAGGCGGTCGTCTTGGGATCGTCGTTGCACTACGCCCAGCACGATCCGCGAATCGCTTGGTGCATTCGTCAACACCGTGATTTGCTCGCCGATATCCCGGCCGCGTTCTTTTCGGTGAGCCTTGGAATCGTCAGCAAGAGATTCAAGGATCGTGCCGAGGCCAGACGGCTTGCCGACGAGTTTTTGCAGGAAGAAAACTTCACCCCATCGCGTCGAGCCTGTTTCGCCGGAGCCCTTCGCTACTCTCGATACGGATGGCTGAAGAAACGGCTGATGCACTGGATCGCCGAGAAGTCATGGCGTCCCACCGAACTGAATCGCGACTACGAATTCACCAATTGGGATAACGTTGACGACTTTGCAAGCGAGTTCGCTAAGTTCATTCACAGTTGTCGGCGAGAGCCAACGCCACAACCTCGATTCGCCTTCACACGCAAGCCGCAACGCGAATACAGCGTCCACGCGAATGCGTCACCGTGA
- a CDS encoding BON domain-containing protein, producing the protein MSLVQSVEHVVTRFHAKVSTRPPEDASDEKTLAFEQAIRRAGHRGLDRIEVMLRDGEIVSSGRVKSYYLKQLAQEAVRSPAIGLQIRNNVRVEL; encoded by the coding sequence ATGTCATTGGTCCAATCGGTCGAGCACGTCGTGACTCGTTTTCATGCAAAGGTGAGCACGCGACCGCCTGAAGATGCGTCGGATGAAAAGACACTTGCGTTTGAACAGGCGATTCGACGAGCGGGCCACCGCGGGTTGGATCGTATTGAAGTGATGCTGCGAGATGGCGAGATCGTTTCGTCGGGTCGTGTGAAGTCGTACTACCTCAAGCAACTCGCCCAGGAAGCCGTGCGGTCGCCTGCGATCGGTCTGCAAATCCGAAACAACGTCCGCGTTGAGCTTTGA
- a CDS encoding PAS domain S-box protein, with protein MPTPPHPLRHNRLASLLLEAANSAILLGNSKGLIEAVNPIAERTFGYSEAELLGRSVAIVFPQAANGANESHPACILAQLSEPTSGPPIHVKGRRKDGSTFSAEVTIHRLTALEHEIRDHDKADGDTRLVNVIELATSVSPQQRRIESERIAAVLQMVEAKRHLDGVGEIQIARAGTNPELSHLTGFTLYGIFECNYDCGG; from the coding sequence ATGCCGACCCCACCCCATCCCCTGCGTCACAATCGCCTCGCCAGTTTGCTGCTGGAGGCGGCCAACAGTGCGATACTCCTGGGCAATTCCAAGGGATTGATCGAGGCGGTCAACCCGATCGCCGAACGGACGTTCGGCTACTCCGAAGCGGAATTGCTTGGCCGGTCGGTCGCCATTGTTTTTCCACAAGCCGCCAACGGTGCGAATGAGTCACACCCCGCGTGCATCCTGGCACAACTGAGCGAACCGACCAGCGGTCCGCCGATACACGTAAAAGGTCGCCGCAAAGACGGATCGACGTTCTCCGCCGAAGTCACCATCCACCGCCTCACCGCTTTGGAACATGAAATACGGGACCATGACAAAGCAGACGGCGACACACGACTGGTCAACGTGATCGAGTTGGCAACCTCCGTCTCGCCGCAGCAAAGACGCATCGAAAGCGAACGCATTGCGGCGGTCCTGCAAATGGTCGAAGCAAAGCGACACCTCGACGGCGTCGGCGAGATCCAGATCGCTCGTGCCGGAACCAATCCGGAGCTGAGTCATCTCACTGGATTCACGCTCTACGGGATCTTCGAGTGTAATTACGATTGTGGCGGATGA
- a CDS encoding IS3 family transposase has translation MSDRFVAAAEVIDSTKASATEVCQVLSLSRSSFYGFQEATERDESTRAEELSPMIIDIFWKHRRRYGARRISSELSDRGIVACRRTVAESMKLQGLKAIQPKSFQPKTTDSRHRLGYSPNLLLDRFELNAVNRLWVADITYIPIAGRRFAYLSMTMDRFSRRLIGWKLDVTMTEQLVVGSLKDAIMIRQPEGDLIHHSDRGGQYAGNRFRQILKRSSIRQSMSRAGDCYDNAFMESCFGTIKTELETTEYETVSEGERELGSYFSYYNQDRKHSSLGYQTPNQFESTHPGRE, from the coding sequence TTGAGTGATCGATTCGTCGCGGCGGCAGAAGTCATTGATTCGACGAAAGCATCGGCCACCGAGGTCTGTCAGGTTCTTTCACTCTCGCGAAGCTCGTTCTATGGATTCCAAGAGGCGACTGAACGAGATGAGTCAACGCGGGCAGAGGAGCTTTCCCCAATGATCATCGACATCTTTTGGAAGCATCGGCGACGCTATGGAGCCCGACGAATCAGCAGTGAATTGTCTGATCGCGGCATTGTCGCTTGCCGAAGAACCGTTGCGGAATCAATGAAATTGCAGGGTTTAAAAGCGATTCAGCCCAAGTCGTTTCAACCAAAGACTACCGACAGTCGGCACCGACTGGGGTACAGTCCAAACTTACTTCTGGATCGCTTTGAACTCAACGCAGTCAACAGATTGTGGGTCGCCGACATCACTTACATCCCCATAGCAGGTCGTCGCTTCGCTTATTTGTCCATGACCATGGACCGCTTCTCGCGACGACTCATCGGATGGAAACTCGATGTAACGATGACCGAGCAACTTGTCGTTGGAAGTCTGAAAGATGCGATTATGATTCGACAGCCCGAGGGTGACTTGATCCATCACAGCGATCGCGGTGGCCAGTACGCTGGCAATCGCTTTCGCCAGATCCTTAAGCGTTCATCAATTCGACAGAGCATGAGTCGCGCTGGCGACTGTTATGACAACGCATTCATGGAAAGTTGCTTTGGAACAATCAAGACTGAACTCGAGACGACCGAATACGAGACTGTATCTGAAGGAGAGCGTGAACTCGGAAGTTACTTCAGCTATTACAACCAAGATCGAAAGCACTCGAGTCTTGGCTACCAAACACCCAACCAGTTTGAATCCACTCACCCAGGTCGAGAATAA
- a CDS encoding transposase, with product MSKKPLKDTSKSRRQFTDQFKSDAVQMLLDGHTASSIVDRLGLTGTNLLYRWKREQLRQSGPVASSLDSRVKELEAELKRVERERDILKKALSIFSRSD from the coding sequence ATGAGCAAGAAGCCCCTCAAAGACACCAGCAAATCACGGCGTCAGTTTACCGATCAATTTAAGAGCGATGCAGTTCAGATGCTGCTCGACGGCCATACCGCGAGTTCAATCGTTGACCGGCTCGGCCTTACAGGTACAAACTTGCTGTACCGATGGAAACGAGAACAGTTGCGACAAAGTGGCCCCGTTGCTTCGTCGCTCGACAGCCGGGTCAAAGAATTGGAAGCCGAGCTGAAGAGAGTCGAGCGAGAGCGTGACATTTTGAAAAAAGCATTATCTATTTTCAGCCGAAGCGATTGA